In Streptomyces chartreusis NRRL 3882, the following are encoded in one genomic region:
- a CDS encoding LytR C-terminal domain-containing protein codes for MGGEYRIKGNKYPRMRRPRRRGRLVVLAVASAAVLGVGGWGTLQLVDVFTGGGRSASAVGGGTDCAAETKASPSPSTKALPEPRTITVNVFNATTRSGLAKKTADELKKRGFKIGDVGNATKQYDKKVKGPGVLLGPAAALDTSLPVLGTQLPDAERRTDAARKGAALDLVIGDAFTELAKKPDADRALTKLARPEPAPSSKKGC; via the coding sequence ATGGGCGGCGAATACCGCATCAAGGGAAACAAGTACCCGCGGATGCGCCGGCCCCGGCGGCGCGGCAGGCTCGTCGTCCTGGCCGTCGCCTCCGCCGCCGTGCTCGGCGTGGGCGGCTGGGGCACGTTGCAGCTCGTCGACGTCTTCACCGGCGGCGGCAGATCGGCCTCGGCGGTAGGCGGCGGGACGGACTGTGCCGCCGAGACCAAGGCGAGCCCCTCGCCCAGCACCAAGGCCCTGCCCGAACCCCGCACGATCACGGTCAACGTGTTCAACGCCACCACCCGCAGCGGCCTGGCGAAGAAGACCGCCGACGAGCTGAAGAAGCGCGGCTTCAAGATCGGCGACGTGGGCAACGCGACGAAGCAGTACGACAAGAAGGTCAAGGGCCCCGGCGTGCTGCTCGGCCCCGCCGCCGCCCTCGACACCTCGCTGCCGGTGCTCGGCACCCAGCTCCCGGACGCCGAACGGCGTACCGACGCGGCCCGCAAGGGCGCCGCTCTCGACCTCGTCATCGGCGACGCCTTCACGGAGCTGGCGAAGAAGCCGGACGCCGACCGGGCCCTGACCAAGCTGGCCAGGCCCGAGCCGGCGCCGTCGTCGAAGAAGGGCTGCTGA
- a CDS encoding GNAT family N-acetyltransferase, giving the protein MSDPYASRAAVHEQVTDGFGTVRVLPLDPEADAGTVHRWVSEDRAAFWGMTGLTERQVAEVYAHMDTLTTHHAFLVVRDGEPVALLQTYEPEADRVGECYDVRPGDIGVHLLLAPAGPGGARSGWTAHLVTAIARYVLLGLDRRRVVVDPDVRNEKAVTRFLKLGFAAGPVVVLPEIDLPDVYLPEKKAQLAFLDRGILFPG; this is encoded by the coding sequence ATGTCTGACCCGTACGCCTCCCGCGCGGCCGTCCACGAGCAGGTGACCGACGGCTTCGGCACCGTCCGTGTCCTGCCGCTGGACCCGGAGGCCGACGCCGGGACGGTCCACCGCTGGGTGAGCGAGGACCGGGCCGCCTTCTGGGGCATGACCGGCCTCACCGAGCGGCAGGTCGCCGAGGTCTACGCCCACATGGACACGCTCACCACCCACCACGCCTTCCTCGTCGTCCGCGACGGCGAGCCGGTCGCCCTCCTGCAGACCTACGAGCCCGAGGCGGACCGCGTCGGCGAGTGCTACGACGTCCGCCCCGGCGACATCGGCGTCCACCTGCTGCTCGCCCCCGCCGGGCCGGGCGGCGCGCGCTCCGGCTGGACCGCGCACCTGGTGACCGCGATCGCCCGGTACGTCCTGCTCGGCCTGGACCGCCGGCGGGTCGTGGTCGACCCGGACGTCCGCAACGAGAAGGCGGTCACCCGTTTCCTCAAGCTGGGCTTCGCGGCGGGGCCGGTGGTCGTCCTGCCGGAGATCGACCTGCCGGACGTGTACCTGCCCGAGAAGAAGGCCCAGCTCGCCTTCCTCGACCGCGGGATACTCTTCCCCGGGTGA
- a CDS encoding type II toxin-antitoxin system VapB family antitoxin, with protein sequence MIFKRIGNGRPYPDHGRDSTRQWADVAPRPVRLDQLVTTKQQLDLETLLAEDSTFYGDLFAHVVKWQGDLYLEDGLHRAVRAALQQRQVLHARVLELD encoded by the coding sequence GTGATCTTCAAGCGCATCGGAAACGGCCGGCCGTACCCCGACCACGGCCGGGACAGCACCCGGCAGTGGGCGGACGTCGCGCCGCGCCCGGTCCGCCTCGATCAGCTCGTGACGACCAAGCAGCAGCTCGATCTCGAGACGCTCCTCGCCGAGGACTCGACGTTCTACGGCGACCTCTTCGCGCACGTCGTGAAGTGGCAGGGCGACCTGTACCTGGAGGACGGCCTGCACCGCGCGGTGCGGGCGGCGCTCCAGCAGCGCCAGGTGCTGCACGCGCGCGTGCTCGAACTCGACTGA
- a CDS encoding siderophore-interacting protein — protein MGQGRGWEGAVLRLLRAKDFVCTVTDAEDVTPDYRRLRFTDGGLLVATGVHPTMWVRLWFDNAGKPHQRAYTLVDPDPAAGTFSLEFALHEGCASDWARAAKPGDTIEATVQGTGFERPEPGPSHVFAVGDPASLPAINSLLDALGSAPATVWFEGGDDELPFRTDPARHELRKVPRKDSGAHLVEQVKADLPGLLQGTSDPYVWIACDTATTRALSAYVRRELGLPKQRVHALGYWRAT, from the coding sequence ATGGGGCAGGGGCGGGGTTGGGAGGGCGCGGTCCTCAGGCTGCTGCGCGCGAAGGATTTCGTGTGCACCGTGACCGACGCGGAGGACGTCACCCCCGACTACCGGCGGCTGCGCTTCACCGACGGCGGTCTGCTCGTGGCGACCGGTGTGCACCCGACCATGTGGGTCCGCCTGTGGTTCGACAACGCGGGCAAGCCCCACCAGCGGGCCTACACCCTGGTCGACCCGGACCCGGCGGCCGGGACGTTCAGCCTGGAGTTCGCCCTGCACGAGGGCTGCGCCAGCGACTGGGCCAGGGCGGCGAAGCCGGGCGACACCATCGAGGCGACGGTCCAGGGCACCGGCTTCGAACGCCCGGAACCCGGCCCCTCGCACGTCTTCGCCGTCGGCGACCCGGCCTCGCTGCCGGCCATCAACTCCCTGCTGGACGCGCTCGGTTCCGCCCCGGCCACCGTGTGGTTCGAGGGCGGCGACGACGAGCTGCCGTTCCGCACCGACCCGGCCCGGCACGAGCTACGCAAGGTGCCGCGCAAGGACTCCGGCGCGCACCTGGTCGAGCAGGTGAAGGCGGACCTGCCCGGCCTGCTCCAGGGCACGTCCGACCCGTACGTCTGGATCGCCTGCGACACGGCGACGACTCGCGCCCTGTCGGCCTACGTCCGCAGGGAACTGGGCCTGCCCAAGCAGCGGGTACACGCGCTGGGGTACTGGCGGGCCACGTAG
- a CDS encoding helicase HerA-like domain-containing protein, whose protein sequence is MPDRETMPPTAAPEVSARAAALPQEALRIASGYAFSGPALHLGALLWDGQCLPDAQIRVPLAMLNRHGLVAGATGSGKTKTLQLVAEQLSAQGVPVFLADIKGDLSGIAAPGRPDARVEVRAGDVNQTWTATGFPAEYYALGGIGQGIPVRATVTGFGPVLLAKVLRLNRTQEQSLALIFHYADSKGLELVDLKDLRAVVTFLTSDEGRQELKTIGGLSAATAGVILRSLTAFEAQGASGFFGEPEFDTAELLRTAQDGRGVVSVLELSAVQDRPQLFSTFLMWLLADLFHDLPEVGDVDKPRLVFFLDEAHLLFDDASEAFLESITQTVRLIRSKGVGVFFVTQTPKDVPADVLAQLGNRVQHALRAFTPDDQKALNATVKTFPKSPYDLEEVLTGLGTGEAVVTVLSEKGAPTPVAATRLRAPESLMGPVGKEALDRPVEGSPLYERYARAVDRESAYERLGGGRGAKGPDEMRDAAAPERRAQEGPSVVEQVVGSGVFKSLARSVGTQIGREITRSLFGTARRPGRRRRR, encoded by the coding sequence ATGCCGGATCGCGAGACCATGCCGCCGACCGCTGCGCCCGAGGTGTCCGCCCGCGCCGCCGCCCTTCCCCAGGAGGCCCTGCGGATCGCCTCCGGCTACGCCTTCTCCGGCCCGGCGCTGCATCTGGGCGCCCTGCTGTGGGACGGGCAGTGCCTGCCGGACGCGCAGATCCGGGTGCCGCTGGCGATGCTCAACCGCCATGGTCTGGTCGCGGGCGCCACCGGCAGCGGCAAGACCAAGACGCTCCAGCTGGTCGCCGAGCAGCTGTCCGCCCAGGGCGTGCCCGTCTTCCTCGCCGACATCAAGGGCGATCTCTCCGGGATCGCCGCGCCGGGCCGCCCGGACGCCCGGGTCGAGGTCCGGGCCGGGGATGTCAACCAGACGTGGACCGCGACCGGCTTCCCCGCCGAGTACTACGCACTCGGCGGCATCGGCCAGGGCATCCCGGTCCGGGCGACGGTCACCGGCTTCGGCCCGGTGCTGCTGGCCAAGGTGCTGCGGCTGAACCGGACCCAGGAGCAGTCCCTCGCGCTGATCTTCCACTACGCCGACAGCAAGGGCCTGGAGCTGGTCGACCTCAAGGACCTCAGGGCGGTCGTGACCTTCCTGACCTCGGACGAGGGCAGGCAGGAGCTGAAGACGATCGGCGGTCTCTCGGCGGCCACGGCCGGGGTGATCCTGCGGTCCCTGACGGCCTTCGAGGCGCAGGGCGCGTCGGGGTTCTTCGGCGAGCCGGAGTTCGACACGGCCGAGTTGCTGCGGACGGCGCAGGACGGGCGCGGCGTGGTCTCCGTGCTGGAGCTGAGCGCCGTGCAGGACCGGCCGCAGTTGTTCTCGACCTTCCTGATGTGGCTGCTCGCCGACCTCTTCCACGATCTGCCCGAGGTCGGCGACGTCGACAAGCCCCGGCTGGTCTTCTTCCTCGACGAGGCGCACCTGCTCTTCGACGACGCCTCCGAGGCGTTCCTGGAGTCGATCACACAGACCGTGCGCCTGATTCGCTCGAAAGGGGTCGGCGTCTTCTTCGTGACGCAGACCCCGAAGGACGTACCCGCAGACGTCCTCGCGCAGCTCGGCAACCGCGTCCAGCACGCGTTGCGCGCCTTCACGCCCGACGACCAGAAGGCCCTGAACGCCACGGTGAAGACCTTCCCGAAGTCGCCCTACGACCTGGAGGAGGTCCTGACCGGCCTGGGGACGGGCGAGGCGGTGGTGACGGTGCTGAGCGAGAAGGGGGCGCCCACCCCTGTCGCCGCGACCCGGTTGCGGGCGCCCGAGTCCCTGATGGGGCCGGTGGGGAAGGAGGCGCTGGACCGGCCGGTAGAGGGGTCGCCGCTGTACGAGCGGTACGCACGGGCCGTGGACCGGGAGTCGGCGTACGAGCGGCTGGGGGGTGGCCGGGGGGCGAAGGGGCCCGACGAGATGCGGGACGCCGCCGCGCCGGAACGGCGTGCGCAGGAGGGGCCGTCCGTGGTGGAGCAGGTCGTCGGGAGCGGCGTGTTCAAGTCGCTGGCCCGGTCCGTGGGGACGCAGATCGGCCGGGAGATCACACGGTCGCTGTTCGGGACGGCCCGGCGTCCGGGGCGGCGGAGGCGTCGCTAG
- a CDS encoding copper resistance protein CopC, with protein sequence MLLGTVLVLLLAGAAPASAHAALRTTDPDDGSVVQRAPRHLTLTFTESVGLLDDSFRVFGPDQRRVHTGEAQHADGRSDTARVGLPGKLARGTYTVAWRVVSADSHPVSGAFTFSVGKRSATTAQVDTGPDEDPLTGGLYDAARYLAYLAAALLVGTVAFALLCRPADRSPLRRPLVAAWWTLLGSTVVLLMLRAPYETGAGPATAFDLSALERTLTSRPGLALLARLAVLLLTAAFLLRLPRHRDRQEPVMRAVGAALAVALALTWAAAEHASAGIQVPLAMTSSVLHLVATGVWLGGLVALLLTLRRASVDALTEVVPRFSRIAFTSVTVLAVTGLYQSWRGLGSLGALTGTSYGRLLLAKLVAVTALLLAAGYSRRWTARLAAPAAAARTAVPERVPQPVGVGARAQSEGPGEPAAGAAEPEETKETEERQEPEAAEKPEGPSEPAPESGDADTRRRGLRRSVLVEVAVAAVVLLITTLLTATLPGRAQAEAAQRTPAGALPPTTLTTVPFDTGGSTGTLSGRGTVQVTLDPARVGENGVQAVVYGADKGLIVVPEVRITFTLPSRKVGPIDAGLTDVGGYWSANSVNLPLAGTWTMKTTVRVSDVDQVTVEKQVRIVP encoded by the coding sequence GTGCTGCTCGGCACCGTGCTGGTACTGCTCCTCGCAGGAGCAGCCCCCGCCTCGGCCCACGCGGCCCTCCGCACCACCGACCCCGACGACGGATCCGTCGTCCAGCGTGCCCCCCGCCACCTCACCCTGACCTTCACCGAGTCCGTCGGCCTCCTCGACGACTCCTTCCGGGTCTTCGGCCCGGACCAGCGCCGCGTGCACACCGGCGAGGCGCAGCACGCGGACGGCCGTTCCGACACGGCCAGGGTCGGACTGCCCGGGAAGCTCGCCCGGGGCACCTACACGGTGGCCTGGCGGGTGGTGTCCGCCGACAGCCACCCGGTCTCCGGGGCGTTCACCTTCTCCGTCGGCAAGCGGTCCGCGACGACCGCGCAGGTCGACACCGGCCCGGACGAGGATCCGCTGACCGGCGGCCTGTACGACGCCGCCCGCTATCTCGCCTACCTCGCCGCCGCGCTGCTCGTCGGCACGGTGGCGTTCGCGCTGCTGTGCCGGCCCGCGGACAGGTCCCCGCTGCGCAGACCGCTGGTGGCGGCCTGGTGGACCCTGCTCGGTTCGACGGTCGTCCTGCTGATGCTGCGCGCCCCGTACGAGACGGGCGCGGGCCCGGCCACGGCCTTCGACCTCTCCGCCCTCGAACGCACCCTGACCAGCCGCCCGGGCCTGGCCCTGCTCGCCAGGCTGGCCGTCCTCCTGCTGACCGCCGCCTTCCTGCTCCGGCTGCCCCGGCACCGCGACCGCCAGGAGCCCGTGATGCGGGCGGTGGGCGCGGCCCTGGCCGTCGCCCTGGCGCTGACCTGGGCCGCGGCCGAGCACGCCTCCGCCGGGATCCAGGTCCCGCTGGCGATGACGTCGTCCGTGCTGCACCTGGTGGCGACGGGCGTCTGGCTCGGCGGCCTCGTGGCGCTGCTCCTGACCCTGCGCCGGGCCTCCGTCGACGCCCTGACGGAGGTCGTGCCCCGCTTCTCCCGGATCGCCTTCACGTCGGTGACCGTCCTGGCCGTCACCGGCCTCTACCAGTCCTGGCGCGGCCTCGGCTCCCTCGGCGCGCTGACCGGCACGTCGTACGGCCGGCTGCTGCTCGCCAAACTGGTCGCGGTGACCGCGCTGTTGCTGGCGGCCGGGTACTCACGCCGGTGGACGGCCCGCCTCGCGGCACCGGCCGCCGCCGCCCGGACGGCCGTACCGGAACGGGTCCCGCAGCCGGTCGGCGTGGGCGCGCGGGCCCAGTCGGAAGGGCCGGGGGAGCCCGCGGCAGGGGCCGCGGAACCGGAGGAGACCAAGGAGACGGAGGAGAGGCAGGAACCGGAAGCGGCGGAGAAACCGGAGGGGCCGTCGGAGCCGGCTCCCGAGTCCGGCGACGCGGACACCCGGCGTCGCGGTCTGCGCCGCTCCGTCCTCGTCGAAGTCGCCGTCGCCGCCGTGGTGTTGCTGATCACGACACTGCTCACCGCCACACTGCCGGGCCGTGCGCAGGCCGAGGCCGCGCAGCGAACTCCGGCGGGCGCGCTGCCGCCCACGACCCTCACCACGGTGCCCTTCGACACGGGCGGAAGCACCGGCACCCTGTCCGGCCGCGGCACGGTGCAGGTCACCCTGGACCCGGCCCGCGTCGGTGAGAACGGCGTCCAGGCCGTGGTCTACGGCGCCGACAAGGGTCTGATCGTCGTCCCCGAGGTCCGCATCACCTTCACCCTCCCCTCCCGGAAGGTCGGCCCGATCGACGCCGGACTCACCGACGTCGGCGGCTACTGGAGCGCCAACTCCGTCAACCTGCCCCTCGCCGGGACCTGGACGATGAAGACGACCGTGCGGGTGTCGGACGTGGACCAGGTGACGGTCGAGAAGCAGGTGCGGATCGTGCCCTAG
- a CDS encoding HhH-GPD-type base excision DNA repair protein translates to MDVTLHLAQDPEADALLGRSPLAALIGMLLDQQIPMEWAFKGPATIAQRLGADDLDAHEIAVHDPEAFAALLSRKPAVHRYPGSMAKRIQQLCQYLVEHYDGDAESVWKDAATGKELLKRLAELPGFGKQKAQIFLALLGKQLGVQPTGWREAAGSYGEPKSFRSVADITGPESLAKVRAHKQEMKAAAKAAKTTGK, encoded by the coding sequence ATGGACGTCACTCTTCACCTCGCCCAGGACCCCGAGGCCGACGCGCTGCTCGGGCGCAGTCCGCTCGCCGCGCTGATCGGCATGCTGCTGGACCAGCAGATCCCGATGGAGTGGGCGTTCAAGGGTCCGGCGACCATCGCCCAGCGGCTCGGCGCGGACGACCTGGACGCGCACGAGATCGCCGTGCACGACCCCGAGGCCTTCGCCGCGCTGCTCTCCCGGAAACCGGCGGTGCACCGCTACCCCGGTTCCATGGCCAAGCGGATCCAGCAGCTGTGCCAGTACCTCGTCGAGCACTACGACGGTGACGCCGAGTCCGTCTGGAAGGACGCCGCCACCGGCAAGGAACTGCTGAAGCGGCTGGCCGAGCTGCCCGGGTTCGGCAAGCAGAAGGCCCAGATCTTCCTCGCCCTGCTCGGCAAGCAACTCGGGGTGCAGCCGACGGGCTGGCGAGAGGCGGCGGGCTCCTACGGCGAGCCGAAGTCCTTCCGCTCGGTCGCCGACATCACCGGCCCCGAGTCACTGGCGAAGGTACGAGCACACAAGCAGGAAATGAAGGCGGCAGCCAAGGCCGCGAAGACGACGGGCAAGTAG
- a CDS encoding DUF72 domain-containing protein yields MGEILVGTCSWTDRALVGSGWYPVGRRDAEGRLRHYAERFPVVEVDASYYALPSERNSRLWAERTPDGFAFDVKAFSLLTGHPTREAAMPAGLPADHRDPAVLDEVWARFVAGIEPLRRTGRLGSVLFQFPPWFRPGERAEAFLHECAERTRGWPVAVEFRHPSWWEPGRAEATCALLTRYGMAAVAVDMTQTLPSSMPPVTPVTSPRLSVVRFHGRSTAWGTGSKEDRFRYGYGEDELAEWLPRVRRLAERTEQVHVLFNNCCGDAAVRAAECMTRLLDGDPPAARLPRARSAPASRPSPGPRPTPARSSSSSRSRRGAG; encoded by the coding sequence ATGGGCGAGATCCTGGTGGGCACGTGCTCCTGGACGGACCGGGCCCTGGTCGGCAGCGGCTGGTATCCGGTGGGGCGGCGGGACGCCGAGGGGCGGTTACGGCACTACGCCGAGCGGTTCCCGGTCGTCGAGGTCGACGCCTCGTACTACGCGCTGCCGAGCGAGCGGAACAGCCGGCTGTGGGCCGAGCGGACACCGGACGGGTTCGCGTTCGACGTGAAGGCGTTCTCGCTGCTGACCGGGCACCCCACCAGGGAGGCGGCGATGCCGGCCGGGCTGCCCGCCGATCACCGGGACCCCGCCGTGCTCGACGAGGTGTGGGCGCGGTTCGTGGCCGGGATCGAGCCGCTGCGGCGGACCGGGCGGCTCGGGAGCGTGCTGTTCCAGTTCCCGCCGTGGTTCCGGCCCGGGGAGCGGGCGGAGGCGTTCCTCCACGAGTGCGCCGAGCGGACGCGCGGGTGGCCCGTCGCCGTGGAGTTCCGGCACCCCTCGTGGTGGGAGCCGGGCCGAGCGGAGGCGACGTGCGCCCTGCTCACCCGGTACGGCATGGCCGCGGTCGCCGTCGACATGACGCAGACGCTGCCCTCCTCGATGCCACCTGTCACGCCCGTCACCTCGCCCCGGCTGTCCGTCGTACGGTTCCACGGACGCAGCACCGCCTGGGGGACCGGCAGCAAGGAGGACCGGTTCCGGTACGGGTACGGCGAGGACGAACTCGCCGAGTGGCTGCCCCGCGTGCGCCGGCTGGCCGAGCGGACCGAACAGGTGCACGTCCTGTTCAACAACTGCTGCGGCGATGCCGCCGTCCGTGCCGCCGAGTGCATGACCCGGCTCCTCGACGGCGACCCGCCGGCGGCGAGGCTGCCTAGGGCACGATCCGCACCTGCTTCTCGACCGTCACCTGGTCCACGTCCGACACCCGCACGGTCGTCTTCATCGTCCAGGTCCCGGCGAGGGGCAGGTTGA
- a CDS encoding cupin domain-containing protein codes for MTPDDLIAHYGLEPIPREGGLFRQTWAGPERPDGRPEGTAIVALLTAEDFSALHRLPTDEIWHFYRGDPLELLLLAPDGGTRTVVLGPDVLGGQHVQFTVPAGTWMGGRVREGGSWTLFGCTMAPGFTFQGYEHGDAAELTARYPGEADRIAGLSRHF; via the coding sequence GTGACGCCCGACGACCTCATCGCCCACTACGGCCTCGAGCCGATCCCCCGCGAGGGCGGCCTGTTCCGCCAGACCTGGGCCGGTCCCGAACGCCCCGACGGCAGACCGGAGGGCACGGCGATCGTCGCGCTCCTCACGGCGGAGGACTTCTCCGCCCTCCACCGCCTGCCGACCGACGAGATCTGGCACTTCTACCGGGGCGATCCCCTGGAGCTCCTGCTCCTCGCCCCGGACGGCGGCACGCGGACGGTGGTGTTGGGACCGGACGTCCTCGGCGGCCAGCACGTCCAGTTCACGGTCCCGGCGGGCACGTGGATGGGCGGCAGGGTCCGCGAGGGCGGCTCGTGGACCCTGTTCGGCTGCACGATGGCTCCCGGTTTCACGTTCCAGGGTTACGAGCACGGGGACGCGGCGGAGCTGACGGCGCGCTATCCGGGGGAGGCGGACAGGATCGCGGGGCTGTCCCGGCACTTCTAG
- a CDS encoding penicillin acylase family protein, whose protein sequence is MATEIHRDAWGIPHLRAGSAAELAHAQGLVTARDRAWQLEIERHRAQGTSASFLGETALAWDRFARRARLDDTARRCFADLERRDPETADWLRAYVDGVNAGLAAGADAAPEFARTGLTPGPWHPWTPLAVWLATHILFAGFPAKLWREQVAAHLGADAVNLFATDGPATSGSNGWLVSGERTVTGQAVIAGDPHRWIEDPGVYQQIHLSCPEFDVVGLAVPGVPGIAHFGHTGTVAWAITNAMADYQDLYRERLRRTGAGVEALGPDGVWHRAARHTEVVEVAGEEPVEVEVIETDRGPVVIGGPEGLDGDPADASGAPVAISLRYPPRVTGDLGFGALLPLLRARRVADVDRAFDRWAEPVNVVQAADTEGGVLHRVAGRVPLRAEAARLRLVPAWEPGHAWQGWQEMPRAGLVDGVAVMANQRGPAEPLGVEFAPPHRADRITTLLAGQERWSAADMPAIHTDTHLASASPLLDHLRALDALTPEASALRDRLLGWNRRMDADSADAALYSAVRGAVVRRLAAHPAFAALATPPAYPEVFQPWLALLPRVGFALEHLLRAEELYGIDRPSAVRAAVEEVAARPPAGVWGDTHRLAPWRALEPETPYDEPGLSGDHDCVLCTSGVPGLTDRAARGPAARYVWDLARRADSRWVVPLGASGVPGSAHHRDQLPLWLAGDLVPVVTDWTLLKKETDV, encoded by the coding sequence GTGGCCACCGAGATCCATCGCGACGCCTGGGGCATTCCGCATCTGCGCGCGGGCAGCGCGGCCGAACTCGCCCACGCCCAGGGCCTCGTCACCGCCCGCGACCGGGCCTGGCAGCTGGAGATCGAGCGGCACCGGGCCCAGGGCACCTCGGCGTCCTTCCTCGGCGAGACCGCCCTGGCCTGGGACCGGTTCGCCAGACGCGCCAGACTCGACGACACCGCCAGACGCTGTTTCGCGGACCTGGAGAGACGGGACCCGGAGACGGCGGACTGGCTGCGGGCGTACGTCGACGGGGTCAACGCCGGACTGGCGGCCGGCGCCGACGCGGCCCCCGAGTTCGCCCGCACCGGCCTCACCCCCGGCCCCTGGCACCCCTGGACCCCGCTCGCCGTCTGGCTCGCCACCCACATCCTCTTCGCGGGGTTCCCGGCCAAGCTCTGGCGTGAGCAGGTCGCGGCCCACCTGGGCGCGGACGCCGTCAACCTGTTCGCCACCGACGGCCCCGCCACCTCCGGCAGCAACGGCTGGCTGGTGAGCGGCGAGCGGACCGTCACCGGGCAGGCGGTCATCGCCGGCGACCCCCACCGCTGGATCGAGGACCCGGGCGTCTACCAGCAGATCCACCTGTCCTGCCCGGAGTTCGACGTCGTCGGCCTGGCCGTCCCCGGCGTCCCCGGCATCGCCCACTTCGGGCACACCGGCACGGTCGCCTGGGCCATCACCAACGCCATGGCCGACTACCAGGACCTGTACCGGGAGCGGCTGCGGCGCACCGGCGCCGGGGTGGAGGCCCTCGGCCCGGACGGGGTCTGGCACCGGGCGGCCCGGCACACGGAGGTCGTCGAGGTGGCGGGCGAGGAGCCGGTCGAGGTCGAGGTGATCGAGACCGACCGGGGCCCGGTGGTCATCGGCGGTCCCGAGGGGCTCGACGGCGACCCGGCCGATGCCTCCGGCGCACCCGTGGCGATCAGCCTGCGCTACCCGCCCCGCGTCACCGGCGACCTGGGCTTCGGCGCCCTGCTGCCGCTGCTGCGGGCCCGCCGGGTCGCCGATGTGGACCGGGCGTTCGACCGGTGGGCCGAGCCGGTCAACGTCGTCCAGGCCGCCGACACCGAGGGCGGTGTCCTGCACCGCGTCGCCGGGCGGGTGCCGCTGCGCGCCGAGGCCGCCCGCCTGCGCCTGGTGCCCGCCTGGGAGCCCGGCCACGCGTGGCAGGGCTGGCAGGAGATGCCCCGCGCCGGGCTCGTCGACGGCGTCGCCGTCATGGCCAACCAGCGCGGCCCGGCCGAACCCCTCGGCGTCGAGTTCGCCCCGCCGCACCGGGCCGACCGCATCACCACGCTGCTCGCCGGGCAGGAGCGCTGGTCCGCAGCCGACATGCCCGCGATCCACACGGACACCCACCTCGCCTCCGCGTCCCCCCTCCTGGACCACCTCCGGGCCCTCGACGCCCTCACCCCCGAGGCCTCCGCCCTGCGCGACCGCCTCCTCGGCTGGAACCGCCGCATGGACGCCGACAGCGCCGACGCGGCCCTCTACTCGGCCGTGCGCGGCGCGGTCGTACGGCGGCTGGCGGCGCACCCCGCCTTCGCCGCACTCGCCACACCGCCGGCGTACCCGGAGGTGTTCCAGCCCTGGCTCGCCCTCCTCCCCCGCGTGGGCTTCGCCCTCGAACACCTGCTGCGGGCCGAGGAGCTGTACGGAATCGACCGCCCGTCGGCCGTCCGCGCGGCGGTCGAGGAGGTGGCCGCCCGGCCACCCGCCGGTGTCTGGGGCGACACCCACCGGCTCGCCCCCTGGCGGGCGCTGGAGCCGGAGACGCCGTACGACGAACCGGGGCTGTCCGGCGACCACGACTGCGTGCTGTGCACCTCGGGCGTGCCGGGCCTCACCGACCGGGCAGCGCGTGGCCCGGCGGCCCGGTACGTGTGGGACCTGGCCCGGCGTGCGGACAGCCGCTGGGTCGTGCCGCTCGGCGCCTCGGGCGTCCCCGGCTCGGCCCACCACCGCGACCAGCTACCCCTGTGGCTCGCGGGCGACCTCGTCCCGGTCGTCACCGACTGGACCCTGCTGAAGAAGGAGACCGATGTCTGA